The genomic stretch AAAGCGCTGCCATCCATGCCCTGCGCCGACACATCGAGCGCGTCGCCGACCTGGATGTGCCCGTCCTCATCCGGGGCGAAACCGGAACTGGCAAGGAACTGGTCGCCCAGGCCCTCCACGAGCGGAGCCAGCGCCGAGGCCCTTTCGTCAGTGTCAACCTGGGCGCCCTCCCGAAGGAACTGGCCGCGGCGGAACTCTTCGGCAGCGTCCAGGGAGCCTTCACCGGTGCCCAACGCGACCGTAAGGGCCTCTTCCAAGCCGCGGAGGGCGGCACGCTCTTCCTCGACGAGGTGGGAGAGGCCTCATCCGACGTACAGGTCATGCTCCTCCGAGTGTTGGAGACGGGGGAGCTGTACCCGGTGGGGGCCAGCAAGCCCGTGGCGACGAACATCCGCCTCATCGCCGCCACGGACGCGGACCTGGAAGCGCAGATCGCCGAGGGGCGCTTCCGGTCTCCCCTCCTTCACCGGCTGGCCGGCTATGAGCTCCGGCTTGCTCCTCTCCGCGAGCGCCGGGAGGACATCGCTCCACTGTTCCTCCACTTCGCCCGCCAGGAGTTGGACGCGCTCGGAGAGGCCCACCACCTCACCGCGAGAGACCCTCATGCACTACCTTGGATGCCATCAGACCTGGCGGCGCAGCTCCTGCTGCATCCCTGGCCGGGCAACGTCCGTCAGCTCCGGAACGTCGCCCGACAGCTCGTCATCGGCAGCAGGGGTCAGCCCTGCCTGGAGCTTGATGCACGCCTCGCCCAGGAGTTGAGGCTCGACCTGGCGCCGCCGGCCCGGCCCTCCGCCTCCGCCCTCCCCCCGAAGCGTGAGGTTGCGGCCCGTCGCAAGTCCACGGACGTGGGCGAACAGGAACTCCTCGTGGCCTTGCGTGCGCACGACTGGGACGTCAAGAAGGCCGCCCACCACCTGGAGATCGCCCGCTCCTCCATCTATGATCTCATCGAGCGCAGCCCCAGCATCCGTCTGGCTGGAGACCTGAGCGTGGAGGAGCTCACCCACGCCTTCCACGCGTGCCAGGGCAACCTGGATGAGATGGTGCGGCGCCTGGAGGTGTCCAAGCGGGCCTTGAACCGACGTGTCAAGGAACTGGGACTGCATTCGAAGGAGTCCTGAGCGGACGGCGACACACCGCCACTCCAGTTACACCCACAGGAGCAGCCCTGAACGCCTCAATGGCAGACCAGGAGACGACCATGAAGTCCCAAGTCATCATCAACTTCAACGAAGAAAATCCTACACCAGTACCGGAGACAATCCCGGTCTTAAACGGCACCTGGATAACCTTCAGGATAATACTCCCTCTCGGCTTGAAGCTGACTCCAACAATCCACTTCCTCGATACCGACCCCGATGCCGGCGCCCTGCCAATCAATCATCCCACCCACGTCCTTGTCTTCACCGAAGAAACAAACACATACGAACACATCATCGCCCCTCAGCTAGACAAATCCAAAGCACCCATCTCCCAAAAAACATTCATACGCAGCTATCTCGTCAAACTCATAGAAACCGTGCCCTCCGAGTCCCCTCCGCGAGACAAGGAGAAGAACAGCTCTTCAATAGGGGAACCCCCCACATCCTCTGGGAAAATCGAAGTATCAGGCGGTCCTGGCACAGAGCTTCCCTCTCTGGTCTAGCCACCGCTCCCGAGGTACGCCCCACGCTCGCGGCACGACGTTTCATTCTCACGCCAAGCAGCGCGAACGTGGCGGAGGGCGACGCAAGCACGGGTTCAGGGGCATGCGGCAAGCCGCTGCGCGCCAGCGAGCGGGCCGCCCCACTCGTTGGAGAGGTTTGAGTTGTGCGTGAGCGCCTGGGTCAGCTCATCCAGGGCCTGGCGCCTCCAGGTGCACAGGTCCCCGGGGGGCACGGTTTCAACCCACTCCAACTTCAAACCGGCCCGCAGGGCGCGGGCCGCGGCCCAGTCGGACCGGAGCTTCAGCGCTTGCTCGGCGTGTTCAAGGCCCCGCAGAAGGAGCGGGCCGTTTTCACGACCCGTGCGCTTCTGGTGTTCCGCCCACCGTCGGTAGAAGCGGCCAGCCTCCAGGCGATATTCCGGGTCCTCCGGAGAGAGCGTGAGGGCCTTGTCGAAGGACTTCGCCGCCGCCTCCATCGCCTCGGTCTGGAGCGGCCCGCGCTGTGCCTTCCAGTGCGCCTGGAGGGCCTGCACCTTGCCAAGCTGGAGCCAGGGCTCCGCCTCCAGGGAGTTCACCTCCAACGCGGCGTGGAGCTCCGCCAGGGCGCGCGCGATGGCAGCCCCGGGATCTCGCCCCTGGTCCAACTCGATGCGGGCCTGGATGACATGCACCGTGCCGAGGAGGACCCGCAGCCACACGGCCCCCGGCATCTTCTCAGAGGCTTGTCTCAGTGCCTCCGTTGCCGCATGCACGCTCGAACGAGGTGACTCGCCAAGCGCGAGCAGGTAGTGCGCGCGCCGGACGAAGAGAGAGCCCAGGTTTGCATAGGCAAAGCCCTGTCCGGGCGCGACGGCGATGGCCTGTTCGAAGCACGTCCGAGCCTGCTCCAACGCGGGCAGGGGATCCTCACCGCGGTTCCAGGAATCTTCGGCCCGCAGCAAGTGCACCACGCCCATTCCGTTATGGAAGTTGGGGATCCGTCGGTTGATTTCAATGCCACGCTGATACTGCTCCAATGCATGCGCCAGGACAGGTCGCGGATCCTCACCGCGACGCCCCCGCCGCCGAGCCAACTGCTCTTCGACCTGACCCGCATAGAAATACAGCGCCACATGCTGGGGGTTGAGAGCCCGAGCCTGCTCGAGTGCCGCTGCCGCCCGCCGCAGGTCCTGCTCCGCCTCCGCATTGAGTGGACGGGAAGCCCGTGAATAAAACGCACGCCCCAGGTTGATCCAGTCCTCGGGGACACGATTGTCCAATGTGATGGCCGCCTCGTAGGCGAGGATGGCATTGTCCCTGTTCCCGCCGGAGTCCCTCCCGATCTGCTCCTCGTAGTCCGCCCACGTCGTGAAGACGAGACCTGAATCGCCGTGGTAGGCGCGGTCCCGGTGCGCCACGCCGATGCTGGCGAACAACGCGGCGGCTTCTCCGAGCAGCGCGCGTGGGTCCTCGTCCTTCTCGATTTGATAGCGCGCTTGGAGCCAGGTGCTCCGAGCCAGGTTGAATGTGGCCGCCGGAAGCCCGGGCTCCACCAAGAGGGCACGCCGCGCTGCCTCCAGCGCCTTCGCTAGAGGCTCCTCCCCATCGCCCCCATGGGTGAGCCGGTGCTCGGCCAGGCGGTGGTGCGCGCGCGCCATGCGGATCAGACACTGGGCGTCGTCCGGAGCAATGGTGAGGCAACGGGAGAGCGCGTCCAGGGAACGGTGGTACGCAGGCATCACATCCCCCCTGCCATACAGCTCCATGACCATCGCATCGTTTTCGAGCAAGGCCAGGGACCGGTAGACGCCGGGGTCGCTTTCAGCGGTGGCGATGGCGGCGGCGTAGGCCTTGCGACCGGCTTCGAAGCTCGCTCGGGCTCCCTCGGGATCTCCCCCGTTCCAGCGTTTGAACGCCTGTGCCGCATGGACGTCCCCGCGCAGCATGGGCAGCTCATGAAACCAGGGCAGCTCGCTGGCGGCGCGATCCGCCAGGAGCAGGGCGTCATCGAAGCGGCCCTCGTAGAAGGCGACCAGCGCCGCCACGTATTCCCTCGAGGGCACCTGAGCGCCTTCACTCTGCTTGAACCACGCGAGCGCCGGATCCCGGTAGAGGCGCTCCGCTTCACGCGTCGCGGCCTCCCGCAGCGCCGGCACACGGATCCGCTGCGCCTCCAGGAGTTGCTGCTGATAGCGCCGCCCGCTCACCAGCGCGAGCGCATACGCGGCCCGGGGCGAGTGAAAGCCATTGCGCCAGGAGGACTCCAGGAACTCCAGGGCCTTCGCCTCGTCTCCGAGCGCAAGGTGGCCACGCCCCAGCGCATGGTGCCCAGGGCCCAGCGCCTGCGGACCGGAGCGCTGGATCTCCGCCTCCAGTTCGGCCATCTGGGCCTGGAGTGCGCGGCGGTCCTGCCGGATGTCATGCAGCCGCGAGAGCGCGGAGTAGCGGCCCCTGGACTCGATGTTCTCCACCAGCTCGGTGAATCGCTGGACGATTCGCTCACGCTCGGCGGCCTCCTGGCGGGCCCGGATGCCCCAACCGAGGGCCCCTCCCACGGCGACCAGCGCGGCGGCGCCCACCGTGGCCAGGAGTCGGTGTTTGCGCAGGCGCTTGTGCAGGAAGTACGCGAAGCTCGTGCGTGCCAGCACCGGCTCGCCGCTCAGGAAACGCTCCAGGTCATCCGCCAATGCACGCGCCGAGTCGTAACGGGCGTCGCGATCCTTTTCCAGACACTTGAGGGCAATGGCCTCCAGGTCCGCCGGGAGTCCCGGAGAAAGCAGGCGCGGCGCGCGCGGCTCCTCGGTGGCGATGCTGTTGAGCACTTCCAGGCCATTGGCCCCAGGGATGGGGACCTCTCCGGTGAGGAGGAAGTAGAGGGTGGCCCCCAGGCTGTAGACATCCGCGCGGCGGTCGAGCCCGCTCACCTCTCCGCGAGCCTGTTCCGGGGCCATGTAGTGCGGCGTCCCCAAGACGGCGCCGCTGGCCGTGACGGACTCGTTCCATTCACGCGCAAGACCGAAGTCCATCACATAGGGCCTGGGAGTCCCGCCGTCGGAGTACTCCACCATGATGTTGGAAGGCTTGATGTCCCGGTGGATGAGCCCGACGCGGTGGGCCGCATGAACACCCAGAGCAGCCTCGCGCATCACCAGTGCCTTCTGCTCGATGGTGAGTGAGCGCACCTGGGCGCCGAGCGACTGGCCGTCGATGTACTGCATGGCGATGAAGACCTTCCCCCCGACGTGGCCCACCTCATACACTTGACATACGCGCTCGTGCTTCACCTTGGCCTGGGCACGGGCCTCGGAAACGAAGCGGCGAGTGTGCGATTCCTCGTCGCGGACGAACTTGAGGGCGACCTGTCGGCGCAGCCGTGGGTCCCAGGCCAGGAACACACGACCCATTCCGCCCTGTCCCAGGAACCGCACGGGTTGGTATCGCTCCCACCCGGGGAGGGGGAAAGCAGGGACGTCGGCTTCCCCCGGGGCCAATGCCTGTTCAGCCCGGACCGGGTCGACCGTAACGGTCTGCTCGGCAGAGGGCTGCTCACCTGACGGGCGCTCCTCCAGGGCAAGGTTCTCCCGCATCAGAGAGGCAAGTGTCTCTTCCGAAACCCGGCCCCGCTCCTGAAGCAACTTCAGCGGGCTTCGTCCCAGGCGCCGCGCATCCTGAAGCAGGGCCACCGCCTCCTCGCGGGACAGGATCCCCTCGTCAATCGCGAGCCAGATCTCCGTCTCATCGTCACGATTCATCGGTGGGCACCTCAAAGCGAGCGGCGCGCAAAGCCAGCGGCCATCTCAGTTGAAGGGCCCCGCGCTCCCCGGTCGTTCCTATATCACGAGGTCTCTTCTCAGAAGAGACACGGGGTCCGCTTCGGTCCAAGGAGTGCTCGCGGCATGTCGCCGGCATGTCGCCGGACTATCGAGACATCCCCCTGGGGCGCAATCACCCTACCAACGCGTGCGATGGCGGAGACGCGCCACGCCCCTTGATGGAAGCGTGAGCAGTCCGACCCGGAAGCGAAGCTCGAGTGGGCACGAGAGGTGCAAACACAGACTTGCGCTTGGTGACTCCACCAAGCATTGCCGGTCCCTTGCCCCTCTTCAGGTGAAAGCCATGAGAACAATGTCCGAATTCAGCTCGCGAAACTCCAAGCCACGCGGAGGGTGGGACGCACTCCGCCAGGCCACGAAGGTTTCCGCCATGTTGGCGGGAGTCCTCGGTCTGGTGGGGTGCACGCCCGAGCAGCAACTCCAGCTCGAGCAAGACGCGTTGAGCAGTTCGCGCGCGGGCCTGACGCTGGGCGGCCCGAGCCTCCTCCACCGCTACAGCTTCACCGCCGGCGGGACCGACTCGGTGAGCGCGGCGCATGCCACGCTCGAGGGGGGGGCCACGACCGTCAATGGCGAGGTGATTCTGAACGGAGCGGGGGCCTATGTGAACCTGCCCATCACCGGGACCCTCGCCAGCCTCCAGGATGCGACCTTCGAGGCGTGGGTGAAGTGGGATTCCGCCTCGGGGCAGACGTGGGCGCGCATCTTCGACTTCAACGATGGCGTTTGGTACAAGTCCCTGGTCCTCACCCCGCGCAATGGCGGCTTCGACTCGGGGCCGGCGGTAGACACGCCACGCTTCAGCATCTTCAGCCCGGCCATCAGTGGAGAGGAGCAGGCCACCAGTGCGACCGGGTTCCCAACGGGCGCGCTCACGCACGTCGCCGTAACCATGGACAGCGTCGCGAGGGTCAACCGCCTGTACATCAACGGCGTGCAGGTGGCTCAGACCACCACCCCTACCGCGCTCACTCCGGCGAGCCTGGGCACGCTCGCGAATGCGTGGTTGGGTCGTTCCGCCTATTCCGCGGATCCATTCTTCAAGGGCTCGATCTCCGAGTTCCGCGTTCACGGCGCTGCGCTGTCGTCGAATGACCTCACCGCCAGCTTCCATGCCGGCCCGGATACCGTGATGGCGCCTGACGCGGAGCACGTGGTCATCTACGGGCGAACGGACGTGGCGGGCATGGCCGCGGACACCACGAGCGTGTACTGGGTCGAGAACCGAACCTGCGGCCAGGTGATGAAGGCGTCGCTCTCCACGGGTAGAGCGCAGGTTCTCGCCTCCGGCCGCGAAAACCCGAGCGCCGTGACCACGGATGCCACGTTTGTCTACTGGGTCGAGAACGGCACGACCATCTTCAAGATGCCCGTCAATGGCGGGAGCATCACCCCCCTGGCCTCGGGGCTATCGGGGATTGGCCATCTCGCCACGGATGGCGCGGAACTCTTCTGGACCCAGGGAGGCTCCATCCTCCACATGCCGGTCCAGGGCGGCACGCCTGCCATTCTCTACACGACAGCCCTGGCTGGCCCCCTCGCAGTGGATGGTCATCATCTCTACTGGATGCAGCCGGGCGGCACCATCGTGAAGGCAGCCAGGCCCGGCGGCCCTCCTGCATACCTCTGGGGTGCGTCGAACGCCACCACGGGTATCGCCAGCGACGGAACGGACCTCTTCATCGCGGAGAACCTGAGTCCATACGACGTCCTCCGGGTCCCGGTAGGCGGGGCCCAGTCGGTGCCAGCGTTTTCCATCAGGTACGGCAACATCACGAGCCTTGCCGTGGGGCCCAACCGCGTCGCCTGGTTCGACCCCAGCCTCGGTGCGATTCTCGCCAAGGGCAAGTAGGGCACGCGGACTCAGGGCCAGCGAGGGGAACTCAACCGGCTGCAGCTCCCCTCGCTACCGGTCCTGCCCCAGGAGCTGCGTCGCCCGCCGTGCCAGCCGCCGCCAGGGATTGGTGCGGCCCCCATTCTCCAGCGTGATTTCCTTCGAGTGCCGCAGGTCTTTGGCCCAGCACCGCGCCAGCTTGCGGACGAAGGACGCATCGTGGATGACGAGCGAGCCCTCCTTCAGCTTGTTGAGCGACAGCGAGTCCATGTTGGTGGAGCCCACCACGGCGAGCCAGTCATCCACGAGCAGCGTCTTCGAATGCATCATCGACGGCTGGTACTCCCAGATGCGCGCGCCCGCGGCCAGCAGTCGCTCGTACGTCGAGCGCTGGGACGCCCTCATGATGGGCACGTCATGGTTGGGCCCGGGCCCCAGGATGCGAATCTCCACGCCCTGACGGCACTTCTCCTCCAGGTGCTCCAGAATCGCGTTGGGCGGTGAGAAGTAGGCGTTGGCAATCCAGATGCGCTCGCGCGCGGCGCCAATCACGATACGAATCATGCGCTCCGCGTCGGTGAGGCCCAGCTTGCCCGCGCTGTCGATGAAGCCCGCGGCGCAGGGGCCCATGGGCTCCGCTTCAGGGAAGGCGCTCGGCGGAATCAACCCGCCACCCGACTCCTGCCAGTGCCGGGAGAACGACAACTGCATGCGGCGCACCTCGGGCCCCTCGACGCGGACGTGCGTGTCGCGCCACTCGTCCGGCTTCAGGCCGTCGCCTTCCCACACCTTCCAGATGCCGAAGCCGCCCGTGTAGCCAATGCGCCCGTCGACGATGACGAGCTTCTGGTGACTGCGCCCCAGCAGACGGCCCAGCACCTTGCCCGCCAGGAGCCGGAAGTAGTGGACCTCCACCCCAGCGCCCGTGAGCACCTTCTCCACCTTCTGGTCGAAGTCGCGGTCGCCGCGAATCTCCTCGCTGCCCACCGGGTCCACCACCACGCGGCACGCCACGCCCGCCCGGGCGCGCTCCACCAGCGCCTCCACGACACGGTCCGACAGCTCACAGGGCCGCCAGATGTACACCAGGACATGGACGCTGCTCTGGGCGGCGCGGATGTCCGCCAGCATGCGCTCGAAGACAGCACTGTTCTCCAGCAACTCCAGCGAGTGTCCGGGAGTCAGCCCCACGCCCGTGGACTGGTACAGCGCGAAGGAGAAGGCCTCCGGCCCCGGCGGCAGCGTGAAGGGCCCGTGCATCTCATGTCGCGCACGCTCCACGCCGCCCGAGAAGCCCAGCGCCCCGGGCTTGGGAATCAGCGCCTCCAGCTCCTGCATTTCATCCATACGGGCAAGCTAGGGATGCCTCCCTCCGCTTGGAATGCCGCGCCTGCCCGCATGCCTCGGGCCCGACGCGTGCTTCCCGTTGCCGCGCGGCGGCAGGCTGGCCACACTGCGCCCGTCCTCAAGCCCCCAGGAGCGCCAACCATGGTGGATGACACCCGACCGACAGCCCACGAGCTGCTGTCCCTGCCTCGACTCGCTCCGCTCGTGCCCATGCTGTACGTGGCCTGGACGGACGGGGAGCTCACGCCAGAGGAGATTCGCGCCATGGGCTCCGCCGCCCGCGCGCAGCCCTGGCTGGACCTGCGCGCCAACACCGTGCTGGCGCGCTGGCTGGACCCGCTGGTGCCGCCCAGCCCCGGTGAGCTGGCCCAGGTGCGCGAGCACATCCGCCGCACCGCGGAGCGCCTGTCCCATAGCGAACACAACAACCTCGCCGAGCTGGGCGCGCGGCTCGCCCAGGTGGGCAACGGCGACGAGGGCCTCCCCGCGCCCATGCCGGAGCTGACGCGCGCGCTGGCGCAACTGGAGGCGTCCCTGGGCGTCTCCGGCAGCGAGGCCGTCCGCTCGCTCGTCCCCGCCGCATCGCCCAGCCGCGCCCATGAGGGCACGCCCACCTCCTTCGACCCGGAGGCGCTGCGCGCCGTGCTGGACCGGACGTACCCGGAGACGCGCGCCCAGGTGCGGCAGTGGCTGGCGGACCCGGCCTTCCGCTACACGGACACC from Myxococcus xanthus encodes the following:
- a CDS encoding LamG domain-containing protein, which produces MLAGVLGLVGCTPEQQLQLEQDALSSSRAGLTLGGPSLLHRYSFTAGGTDSVSAAHATLEGGATTVNGEVILNGAGAYVNLPITGTLASLQDATFEAWVKWDSASGQTWARIFDFNDGVWYKSLVLTPRNGGFDSGPAVDTPRFSIFSPAISGEEQATSATGFPTGALTHVAVTMDSVARVNRLYINGVQVAQTTTPTALTPASLGTLANAWLGRSAYSADPFFKGSISEFRVHGAALSSNDLTASFHAGPDTVMAPDAEHVVIYGRTDVAGMAADTTSVYWVENRTCGQVMKASLSTGRAQVLASGRENPSAVTTDATFVYWVENGTTIFKMPVNGGSITPLASGLSGIGHLATDGAELFWTQGGSILHMPVQGGTPAILYTTALAGPLAVDGHHLYWMQPGGTIVKAARPGGPPAYLWGASNATTGIASDGTDLFIAENLSPYDVLRVPVGGAQSVPAFSIRYGNITSLAVGPNRVAWFDPSLGAILAKGK
- a CDS encoding sigma 54-interacting transcriptional regulator, with amino-acid sequence MSRLSAPSPHAPARTSDVSTASESIPYGQRPSARPIPALTLISHTTVTRLGERLLLHGLLAGREVPLSRNAPDFCRPGEPLGLPLGDPFMSRKSILFVPAGAGIRVVLGEVGRCTSAGEPLHGAREFGPTEIERGVPLEFSRRTGVLLHLASPPESNAPSALGMVGESAAIHALRRHIERVADLDVPVLIRGETGTGKELVAQALHERSQRRGPFVSVNLGALPKELAAAELFGSVQGAFTGAQRDRKGLFQAAEGGTLFLDEVGEASSDVQVMLLRVLETGELYPVGASKPVATNIRLIAATDADLEAQIAEGRFRSPLLHRLAGYELRLAPLRERREDIAPLFLHFARQELDALGEAHHLTARDPHALPWMPSDLAAQLLLHPWPGNVRQLRNVARQLVIGSRGQPCLELDARLAQELRLDLAPPARPSASALPPKREVAARRKSTDVGEQELLVALRAHDWDVKKAAHHLEIARSSIYDLIERSPSIRLAGDLSVEELTHAFHACQGNLDEMVRRLEVSKRALNRRVKELGLHSKES
- a CDS encoding serine/threonine-protein kinase, with amino-acid sequence MNRDDETEIWLAIDEGILSREEAVALLQDARRLGRSPLKLLQERGRVSEETLASLMRENLALEERPSGEQPSAEQTVTVDPVRAEQALAPGEADVPAFPLPGWERYQPVRFLGQGGMGRVFLAWDPRLRRQVALKFVRDEESHTRRFVSEARAQAKVKHERVCQVYEVGHVGGKVFIAMQYIDGQSLGAQVRSLTIEQKALVMREAALGVHAAHRVGLIHRDIKPSNIMVEYSDGGTPRPYVMDFGLAREWNESVTASGAVLGTPHYMAPEQARGEVSGLDRRADVYSLGATLYFLLTGEVPIPGANGLEVLNSIATEEPRAPRLLSPGLPADLEAIALKCLEKDRDARYDSARALADDLERFLSGEPVLARTSFAYFLHKRLRKHRLLATVGAAALVAVGGALGWGIRARQEAAERERIVQRFTELVENIESRGRYSALSRLHDIRQDRRALQAQMAELEAEIQRSGPQALGPGHHALGRGHLALGDEAKALEFLESSWRNGFHSPRAAYALALVSGRRYQQQLLEAQRIRVPALREAATREAERLYRDPALAWFKQSEGAQVPSREYVAALVAFYEGRFDDALLLADRAASELPWFHELPMLRGDVHAAQAFKRWNGGDPEGARASFEAGRKAYAAAIATAESDPGVYRSLALLENDAMVMELYGRGDVMPAYHRSLDALSRCLTIAPDDAQCLIRMARAHHRLAEHRLTHGGDGEEPLAKALEAARRALLVEPGLPAATFNLARSTWLQARYQIEKDEDPRALLGEAAALFASIGVAHRDRAYHGDSGLVFTTWADYEEQIGRDSGGNRDNAILAYEAAITLDNRVPEDWINLGRAFYSRASRPLNAEAEQDLRRAAAALEQARALNPQHVALYFYAGQVEEQLARRRGRRGEDPRPVLAHALEQYQRGIEINRRIPNFHNGMGVVHLLRAEDSWNRGEDPLPALEQARTCFEQAIAVAPGQGFAYANLGSLFVRRAHYLLALGESPRSSVHAATEALRQASEKMPGAVWLRVLLGTVHVIQARIELDQGRDPGAAIARALAELHAALEVNSLEAEPWLQLGKVQALQAHWKAQRGPLQTEAMEAAAKSFDKALTLSPEDPEYRLEAGRFYRRWAEHQKRTGRENGPLLLRGLEHAEQALKLRSDWAAARALRAGLKLEWVETVPPGDLCTWRRQALDELTQALTHNSNLSNEWGGPLAGAQRLAACP
- a CDS encoding phospholipase D-like domain-containing protein, producing MDEMQELEALIPKPGALGFSGGVERARHEMHGPFTLPPGPEAFSFALYQSTGVGLTPGHSLELLENSAVFERMLADIRAAQSSVHVLVYIWRPCELSDRVVEALVERARAGVACRVVVDPVGSEEIRGDRDFDQKVEKVLTGAGVEVHYFRLLAGKVLGRLLGRSHQKLVIVDGRIGYTGGFGIWKVWEGDGLKPDEWRDTHVRVEGPEVRRMQLSFSRHWQESGGGLIPPSAFPEAEPMGPCAAGFIDSAGKLGLTDAERMIRIVIGAARERIWIANAYFSPPNAILEHLEEKCRQGVEIRILGPGPNHDVPIMRASQRSTYERLLAAGARIWEYQPSMMHSKTLLVDDWLAVVGSTNMDSLSLNKLKEGSLVIHDASFVRKLARCWAKDLRHSKEITLENGGRTNPWRRLARRATQLLGQDR